Proteins from a single region of Amorphus orientalis:
- a CDS encoding carbohydrate ABC transporter permease, whose product MNAPDHPDTVRAAEAAPPPPPRRRGLSDRALAWVFIAPVIALLLAINIFPLLWNIWLSFTNYRANRPGMDVRGMGTGNYERLLGQDDVWESLQHTAHFVTWSLFFQVVIGFALAWLINKQFRGSGLWTTLIVLPMMLSPAVVGTFWTYLYQPQVGIFNAIVGFFTGSTHFSMIADRDLAPWAIVLVDTWMWTPFVMLICLAGLRSVPQDLYEAAEIDGASPLRQFVTITLPMVLPFLMLAVLFRGIENFKMFDMVVELTSGGPGSVTELANIFLKREAFEKWRTGYAAALAVILFVTVFGFANIYVKAWNTVKQR is encoded by the coding sequence ATGAACGCGCCCGATCATCCCGACACCGTCCGAGCCGCCGAGGCGGCCCCTCCGCCGCCCCCGCGCCGCCGGGGCCTCTCAGACCGGGCGCTCGCCTGGGTCTTCATCGCGCCGGTGATCGCGCTCCTTCTGGCGATCAACATCTTCCCGCTGCTTTGGAACATCTGGCTGTCGTTCACCAACTACCGCGCCAACCGTCCGGGGATGGACGTGCGCGGCATGGGGACCGGCAACTACGAACGCCTGCTCGGCCAGGACGACGTCTGGGAATCCCTGCAGCACACCGCCCACTTCGTGACCTGGTCGCTGTTCTTCCAGGTCGTGATCGGCTTCGCGCTTGCCTGGCTGATCAACAAGCAGTTCCGCGGGTCGGGCCTCTGGACCACGCTGATCGTGCTGCCGATGATGCTGTCGCCGGCCGTGGTCGGCACCTTCTGGACCTATCTCTACCAGCCGCAGGTGGGTATCTTTAACGCCATCGTCGGCTTCTTCACCGGCTCCACCCACTTCTCCATGATCGCCGACCGCGACCTCGCTCCCTGGGCGATCGTGCTGGTCGACACCTGGATGTGGACGCCGTTCGTGATGCTGATCTGCCTGGCGGGCCTGCGCTCGGTGCCCCAGGACCTGTACGAGGCGGCCGAGATCGACGGTGCCAGCCCGCTGCGCCAGTTCGTGACCATCACCCTGCCCATGGTGCTGCCCTTCCTGATGCTCGCCGTCCTGTTCCGGGGCATCGAGAACTTCAAGATGTTCGACATGGTGGTCGAGCTGACCTCCGGCGGGCCCGGCTCGGTGACGGAACTCGCCAACATCTTCCTGAAGCGGGAAGCGTTCGAGAAGTGGCGCACCGGCTACGCGGCCGCGCTTGCCGTCATTCTCTTCGTCACGGTGTTCGGCTTCGCCAACATCTACGTGAAGGCCTGGAACACGGTGAAGCAGCGATGA
- a CDS encoding ABC transporter substrate-binding protein — translation MKRLMTAACALAMGLGVSAAEAQEGELTLCWAAWDPANALQELGKDFTQKTGIEMNYEFVPWTSFADRFLNELNSQGKLCDLMIGDSQWLGLGAEFGHYVQLNDFFEQEGISMDDFLPAGVYNYATWPKGSENYWALPAMGDAVGYVYRKDWFAMPEIREAFQAEYGRELAPPETWDELLETAKFFQGREIDGQTRYGIALYTERGSEGITMGVTNALYAWDVEYDNPDQPYEMEGYFNSEAAVEALEAYKELYECCTPPGHSDAYMVDNLDAYKSGQTAMQMNFFAFFPGIAKDEAVGGEVSGFFVNPSAKTEASVLGGQGISVVSYSDNKDDALEYIKWFAQPDVQQRWWDLGGYSVHKAVLEDPGFVDSQPFAGQFLEAMSNVRDFWQEPTYAELLQSMQRHMHDYIVADQGTAQEALDATIEDWDFTFESVGKK, via the coding sequence ATGAAGCGACTTATGACGGCGGCGTGCGCGCTCGCCATGGGACTGGGCGTGTCGGCGGCCGAAGCGCAGGAGGGCGAACTGACGCTCTGCTGGGCGGCCTGGGACCCCGCAAACGCCCTGCAGGAACTCGGCAAGGACTTCACCCAGAAGACCGGCATCGAGATGAACTACGAGTTCGTCCCGTGGACCAGCTTCGCCGACCGGTTCCTCAACGAGCTGAACAGCCAGGGCAAGCTCTGCGACCTGATGATCGGCGACAGCCAGTGGCTCGGCCTGGGCGCCGAATTCGGTCACTACGTCCAGCTGAACGATTTCTTCGAGCAGGAAGGGATCTCGATGGACGATTTCCTTCCCGCCGGCGTCTACAACTACGCGACCTGGCCGAAGGGATCGGAGAACTACTGGGCGCTCCCGGCGATGGGCGATGCGGTCGGCTACGTCTACCGCAAGGACTGGTTCGCCATGCCGGAGATCCGCGAGGCCTTCCAGGCGGAGTACGGACGTGAACTGGCCCCGCCGGAGACCTGGGACGAGCTTCTGGAAACCGCGAAGTTCTTCCAGGGCCGCGAGATCGACGGCCAGACCCGGTACGGCATCGCGCTCTACACCGAACGCGGCTCCGAAGGCATCACCATGGGCGTGACCAACGCGCTCTATGCCTGGGACGTCGAGTACGACAACCCGGACCAGCCCTACGAGATGGAGGGCTACTTCAATTCCGAAGCCGCCGTGGAAGCGCTCGAGGCCTACAAGGAACTCTACGAGTGCTGTACGCCTCCGGGCCACTCGGACGCCTACATGGTCGACAATCTCGACGCCTACAAGTCGGGCCAGACGGCCATGCAGATGAACTTCTTCGCCTTCTTCCCCGGCATCGCCAAGGACGAGGCGGTCGGCGGCGAGGTCTCCGGATTCTTCGTCAATCCGAGCGCGAAGACAGAGGCCAGCGTGCTCGGCGGCCAGGGCATTTCGGTCGTGTCCTACTCCGACAACAAGGACGACGCGCTGGAGTACATCAAGTGGTTCGCCCAGCCGGACGTGCAGCAGCGGTGGTGGGACCTGGGTGGCTACTCGGTCCACAAAGCCGTCCTTGAAGACCCCGGCTTCGTGGACTCCCAGCCGTTCGCCGGGCAGTTCCTGGAGGCCATGTCCAACGTGCGTGACTTCTGGCAGGAGCCGACCTACGCGGAGCTGCTCCAGTCGATGCAGCGGCACATGCACGACTACATCGTGGCCGATCAGGGCACGGCTCAGGAGGCCCTCGACGCCACGATCGAGGACTGGGACTTCACCTTCGAGTCCGTCGGCAAGAAATAA
- a CDS encoding TRAP transporter large permease has translation MDWPQAAVLLLGGIVVLMALGVPVAFAFLTINIVGVLVFMGGMAGIDQLVDNASGTVTTFTLVPVPLFMIMGELFFHTGLAMRVFDALDKCLGGVRGRLSYLTVGGGTLFATLSGSSMANTAMLGSLMTPEMLKRGYKKHMIMGPILATGGLAMIIPPSTLAVLLGSLARIDVGALLIAGIVPGLILAVLYVVTIRILIARDPDAAPGYATERASLSEIIRAFAVNVLPMGLIVFSVIGLILLGWATPTESAAFGVLSVVVLAICYRALTWDAIVKSLTESLAVTAMMFLIILGSSTFSQVLAFSGATSGLLSWATSFDVGPHVMLFAMLLTLIVLGMFMDQLSMMMLTLPIFMPLIQSLGLDPIWFGVVMLLALELSLATPPFGMLLFLMVGVGPPGTTLGEVARAAAPYIACTLLLILLLVLVPEIALFLPNLMN, from the coding sequence ATGGATTGGCCTCAGGCAGCAGTCCTTCTCCTCGGCGGCATCGTTGTGCTGATGGCCCTCGGCGTGCCGGTGGCCTTCGCGTTCCTGACGATCAACATCGTGGGCGTGCTGGTGTTCATGGGGGGCATGGCCGGCATCGACCAGCTCGTCGACAACGCCAGCGGCACCGTCACCACGTTCACGCTGGTGCCCGTCCCGCTGTTCATGATCATGGGCGAGCTGTTCTTCCACACGGGACTTGCGATGCGCGTGTTCGACGCCCTCGACAAGTGCCTCGGCGGCGTCCGCGGCCGCCTCTCCTATCTGACCGTGGGGGGCGGCACGCTGTTCGCCACGCTCTCCGGCTCCTCGATGGCCAACACCGCCATGCTCGGCTCGCTGATGACGCCGGAGATGCTGAAGCGGGGCTACAAGAAGCACATGATCATGGGCCCGATCCTGGCGACGGGCGGGCTTGCCATGATCATCCCGCCGTCCACGCTGGCGGTGCTGCTGGGCTCGCTCGCGCGCATCGACGTCGGCGCCCTCCTGATCGCCGGCATCGTGCCGGGACTGATCCTCGCCGTCCTGTACGTGGTGACGATCCGCATCCTGATCGCCCGCGATCCGGACGCCGCTCCCGGCTACGCCACCGAGCGCGCATCGCTCAGTGAGATCATCAGGGCATTCGCCGTCAACGTTCTGCCGATGGGGCTGATCGTCTTTTCGGTGATCGGACTGATCCTGCTCGGCTGGGCCACCCCGACCGAAAGCGCGGCGTTCGGCGTGCTGTCAGTCGTGGTGCTGGCGATCTGCTACCGGGCCCTGACCTGGGACGCGATCGTCAAATCGCTGACGGAATCGCTCGCCGTCACCGCGATGATGTTCCTGATCATCCTCGGATCGTCGACGTTCTCCCAGGTGCTCGCCTTTTCCGGCGCCACGTCCGGGCTGCTGTCCTGGGCGACCAGCTTCGACGTGGGCCCCCACGTGATGCTCTTCGCCATGCTCCTGACGCTGATCGTGCTGGGCATGTTCATGGACCAGCTCTCCATGATGATGCTGACGCTGCCCATCTTCATGCCGCTGATCCAGTCGCTCGGGCTCGACCCGATCTGGTTCGGGGTGGTTATGCTGCTGGCGCTGGAACTCAGCCTGGCGACCCCGCCCTTCGGCATGCTGCTGTTCCTGATGGTGGGCGTGGGGCCGCCCGGCACGACCCTCGGCGAAGTCGCGCGCGCCGCGGCGCCCTATATCGCCTGCACCCTGCTCCTGATCCTGCTTCTGGTGCTGGTGCCGGAGATCGCGCTGTTCCTGCCCAATCTGATGAACTGA
- a CDS encoding TRAP transporter small permease: protein MRALIRCYDALIIGFAVAGAATLAVSTALIVADVLLRNFGLQPLRFASALVEYAMLAATMGGAPWLVRRKGHVAVGSLIEQLPGPAYRTILVSGMILSLGVCAFLGWRAMLLAADAIDRGAVDIRSIDVPGWVAYALLSLGLILCATEFLRLLILGRTALGNQHGSGA from the coding sequence ATGCGCGCGCTGATCCGCTGCTACGATGCCCTCATCATCGGCTTTGCCGTTGCCGGAGCCGCCACGCTCGCCGTCTCCACGGCGCTGATCGTGGCGGACGTCCTCCTGCGCAATTTCGGTCTGCAGCCGCTGCGGTTCGCGAGCGCGCTCGTGGAGTACGCGATGCTCGCCGCCACCATGGGCGGCGCGCCCTGGCTCGTCCGGCGCAAGGGACACGTCGCGGTCGGCAGCCTGATCGAGCAGCTGCCGGGTCCCGCCTACAGGACGATCCTGGTGTCCGGCATGATCCTGTCCCTCGGCGTCTGTGCCTTTCTCGGCTGGCGGGCGATGCTTCTGGCCGCAGACGCCATCGACCGGGGCGCGGTCGACATCCGGTCCATCGACGTGCCCGGCTGGGTCGCCTACGCGCTCCTGTCGCTGGGTCTCATCCTGTGCGCGACGGAATTCCTGCGTCTTCTGATCCTCGGCCGGACGGCGCTCGGCAACCAGCACGGCAGCGGAGCCTGA
- the dctP gene encoding TRAP transporter substrate-binding protein DctP, whose amino-acid sequence MTFQTCLKSVAAGALLAAFAAAPGHAEEIEIKAVTAFPKPVEFAKSFARFVEKANEMGEGVFQINYMGGPEVIPPPQQAQAIRRGVIDMQYGPGTYYLGEMPEVDAWVGSTVSAMEGREKGGFAIMQEVYKEGLGAYLLAHIDTGVDFHIYLTEEPERTADGGVDLTGLKLRSQPIYREFFDTLGATTVSVPVPEVYTALERGVVDGIGWPLVGITDLSWDEFLKYRIDPPFFQTDLAIMMNAEKWAELPEEAREILTKAAIEYEKESYDHYQTVIKETDEAVRADGMQVIDITGDARQAYLDEAFATAWKRLKDSGSAHYDDLRDAYYDR is encoded by the coding sequence ATGACCTTCCAGACCTGCCTCAAGTCGGTGGCGGCCGGCGCGCTGCTCGCCGCATTTGCCGCCGCTCCCGGCCACGCCGAGGAGATCGAGATCAAGGCCGTGACCGCCTTCCCGAAACCGGTCGAATTCGCCAAGAGCTTCGCGCGCTTCGTGGAGAAGGCGAACGAGATGGGCGAAGGCGTCTTCCAGATCAACTATATGGGCGGCCCGGAGGTGATCCCGCCGCCGCAGCAGGCCCAGGCGATCCGCCGCGGCGTGATCGACATGCAGTACGGCCCGGGCACCTATTATCTCGGCGAAATGCCGGAAGTGGACGCCTGGGTCGGCTCCACCGTCAGCGCCATGGAGGGCCGCGAGAAGGGCGGCTTCGCCATCATGCAGGAGGTCTACAAGGAAGGGCTCGGCGCCTATCTCCTCGCGCACATCGACACCGGCGTGGACTTCCACATCTACCTGACGGAAGAGCCGGAGCGCACGGCGGACGGCGGCGTGGATCTCACCGGCCTGAAGCTGCGCAGCCAGCCGATCTACCGCGAATTCTTCGATACGCTCGGCGCGACGACGGTCTCCGTGCCGGTTCCGGAAGTCTATACGGCGCTCGAGCGCGGCGTCGTCGACGGCATCGGCTGGCCGCTGGTGGGCATCACCGACCTCTCGTGGGACGAGTTCCTGAAGTACCGGATCGATCCGCCCTTCTTCCAGACCGACCTGGCGATCATGATGAACGCCGAAAAGTGGGCCGAGCTGCCGGAAGAGGCCCGGGAAATCCTGACCAAGGCCGCGATCGAGTACGAGAAGGAATCCTATGATCACTATCAGACCGTGATCAAGGAAACCGACGAGGCCGTCCGCGCCGACGGAATGCAGGTGATCGACATCACCGGTGACGCCCGTCAGGCCTATCTGGACGAGGCATTCGCGACCGCCTGGAAGCGCCTGAAGGACAGCGGAAGCGCCCACTACGACGATCTGCGCGACGCTTACTACGACCGCTGA
- a CDS encoding 3-hydroxybutyryl-CoA dehydrogenase, protein MAPRICAVGAGRMGRGIAHVFAYAGSEVTLLDAKDRPEADFERLRSEALADIRAALSMLAELGLFEPSAIDRILERIRVCRRSEADQALAGASFVFEGVPEVKEAKAEAFALVDPHLAEGAVVASTTSTFLVDDLIDMVSRPDRFLNAHWLNPAYLIPLVELMPSERTAEAATAALEALLSEIGKVPVRLKASPGYIVPRTQTLVMNEAARMAEEGVASPEDIDKALIYGMGFRFAVLGALEFIDWGGNDILYYASRYMTGATGAERFKAPDIIDRNMQEGRNGLRDGQGFFDYRDRDVDAYRKERLGRLLDQLRLLDLARPPA, encoded by the coding sequence ATGGCACCGCGGATCTGCGCCGTCGGTGCGGGACGGATGGGGCGCGGCATCGCCCATGTGTTCGCCTATGCCGGCTCCGAGGTCACGCTGCTCGACGCCAAGGACCGGCCGGAAGCCGACTTCGAGCGGCTGCGGTCCGAAGCCCTGGCCGACATCCGCGCGGCGCTGTCCATGCTGGCCGAGCTCGGCCTGTTCGAGCCCTCCGCCATCGACCGCATCCTCGAGCGGATCCGGGTCTGCCGCCGCAGCGAGGCCGACCAGGCGCTCGCCGGCGCCTCCTTCGTCTTCGAGGGCGTGCCGGAGGTGAAGGAAGCCAAGGCCGAGGCCTTCGCGCTGGTCGATCCGCATCTGGCCGAGGGTGCCGTGGTCGCATCCACCACCTCCACCTTCCTGGTCGACGACCTGATCGACATGGTGTCGCGGCCCGACCGGTTCCTGAACGCGCACTGGCTCAATCCGGCCTATCTGATCCCGCTGGTGGAATTGATGCCGTCCGAGCGCACCGCCGAAGCGGCGACGGCCGCACTGGAGGCGCTTCTGTCGGAGATCGGGAAGGTGCCGGTCCGGCTGAAGGCCTCGCCGGGCTACATCGTGCCGCGGACCCAGACCCTTGTGATGAACGAGGCCGCCCGGATGGCGGAGGAAGGCGTCGCCTCTCCCGAGGACATCGACAAGGCCCTGATCTACGGAATGGGGTTCCGCTTCGCCGTGCTCGGCGCGCTGGAGTTCATCGACTGGGGCGGCAACGATATCCTTTACTATGCCAGCCGCTACATGACCGGGGCGACCGGTGCAGAGCGCTTCAAGGCGCCCGATATCATCGACCGCAACATGCAGGAGGGCCGCAACGGACTGCGCGACGGCCAGGGCTTCTTCGACTATCGCGACCGCGACGTGGACGCCTATCGCAAGGAACGGCTCGGCCGCCTGCTCGACCAGCTTCGCCTGCTGGACCTTGCACGCCCTCCGGCGTGA
- a CDS encoding NAD/NADP-dependent octopine/nopaline dehydrogenase family protein has protein sequence MKTTVIGGGNGSFAAAVDITLRGHKVSFWRRDPAALGPARAAGGIELKDFEGTRFVPLAEITSDLGQAVEGAELIVAPIPAFGQEDLAKALAPYLSDGQVIYLPPGTFGSYVMMKALREAGCTADVAIAETGTLPWLCRKHGDNLIAITTRATRLPTGVFPARHSERALAVIEQAFPGAIEPVEDALSGALMNAGPIIHPPLIVMNAGPIQHFEHWDIHNEGTQPTIRAVTTTLDGERIAVREALGYAAPHFPLADHYSADGDEWMYGALAHDKLTDSGDWREKLDLYTHRYMREDLALGLGFIVSVGRWLGTPTPVAAGLFAIGGAMVGEDFEAQGRTLEKLGLAALNRQEMIDLLREGI, from the coding sequence TTGAAGACAACGGTTATCGGTGGCGGAAACGGGTCCTTCGCGGCGGCCGTCGACATCACGCTGCGCGGCCACAAGGTGAGCTTCTGGCGGCGGGATCCCGCTGCCCTCGGGCCGGCCAGGGCCGCGGGGGGAATCGAGCTCAAGGATTTCGAGGGGACCCGGTTCGTGCCGCTCGCCGAGATCACCAGCGATCTCGGCCAGGCCGTCGAAGGCGCCGAGCTGATCGTCGCGCCCATCCCCGCCTTCGGACAGGAAGACCTTGCAAAGGCGCTGGCTCCGTATCTGAGCGACGGCCAGGTCATTTACCTGCCGCCGGGCACGTTCGGCAGCTATGTGATGATGAAGGCCCTGCGCGAGGCCGGCTGCACCGCCGACGTGGCGATTGCCGAGACCGGCACGCTCCCCTGGCTGTGCCGCAAGCACGGCGACAACCTGATCGCCATCACCACGCGCGCGACACGGCTGCCCACCGGCGTTTTTCCAGCGCGCCATTCCGAGCGGGCCCTGGCGGTGATCGAACAGGCCTTCCCCGGCGCGATCGAGCCGGTCGAGGACGCGCTGTCCGGCGCGCTGATGAATGCGGGACCGATCATCCACCCCCCGCTGATCGTGATGAACGCCGGCCCGATCCAGCATTTCGAGCACTGGGACATCCACAACGAGGGCACACAGCCCACGATCCGTGCCGTCACCACGACGCTCGATGGCGAACGCATCGCCGTGCGTGAGGCGCTTGGCTACGCCGCCCCGCACTTCCCGCTGGCGGACCACTATTCCGCCGACGGGGACGAGTGGATGTACGGCGCGCTCGCCCACGACAAGCTCACCGACTCCGGCGACTGGCGGGAGAAGCTGGACCTCTACACCCATCGCTACATGCGCGAGGACCTGGCCCTCGGACTCGGCTTCATCGTGTCGGTCGGGCGCTGGCTCGGGACGCCGACGCCCGTCGCTGCCGGACTGTTCGCGATCGGAGGCGCGATGGTCGGCGAGGACTTCGAAGCCCAGGGGCGTACCTTGGAGAAACTCGGCCTGGCCGCCCTGAACCGGCAGGAAATGATCGACCTTCTGCGCGAGGGGATCTGA
- a CDS encoding siderophore-interacting protein, whose amino-acid sequence MTTQDRLTAEAVVPLEDAQAVHARLCEHLKEHAEVTVDGNVARIDSYYGDADLSVSAGTLHVRVSGVDDTRLSVMKSVFAEHLHELATGTVPAFAWSGADAARRDIPYLRELVAVGTRQLTPRMRRVILKGDAAHYDTGDYHVRVLIAPEGRDPVWPHAAPDGRTIWPTGPDALTPRVYTVRSVDLAANEIAIDVVLHDGSAGTRWAQSIALGDRVGLLGPGGSGRPPEADAYVFAGDETALPVIARMAETLPASARLITRIEIADQDEEQPIATAADLDLGWLHRGATAAGDSDLLERAVRDLDWNALPERIFVFVAAEQAATRRIRSFLDKERGLHKSSRLAAAYWRKDASTTTD is encoded by the coding sequence ATGACCACCCAGGACCGCCTGACCGCAGAAGCCGTCGTGCCGCTGGAAGATGCCCAGGCGGTCCACGCCCGTCTCTGCGAGCATCTCAAAGAGCATGCCGAGGTCACGGTCGACGGCAACGTCGCCCGGATCGACAGCTATTATGGCGACGCCGACCTGAGCGTCAGCGCCGGCACGCTTCATGTCCGCGTGTCCGGGGTGGACGACACCCGGCTTTCGGTCATGAAGTCGGTGTTCGCCGAGCACCTCCACGAGCTGGCGACGGGGACGGTGCCCGCGTTCGCTTGGTCGGGAGCGGACGCGGCACGTCGCGACATCCCCTATCTGCGCGAACTCGTGGCGGTCGGCACCCGGCAGCTCACGCCCCGGATGCGGCGCGTGATCCTGAAAGGCGACGCCGCCCACTACGATACCGGCGACTATCATGTTCGCGTCCTGATCGCGCCGGAAGGCCGCGACCCGGTCTGGCCGCACGCCGCCCCCGACGGACGCACCATCTGGCCGACCGGCCCCGATGCCCTGACCCCGCGGGTCTACACCGTCCGCAGCGTCGATCTCGCAGCCAACGAGATCGCGATCGACGTGGTCCTGCACGACGGGTCGGCGGGCACGCGCTGGGCCCAGAGCATTGCTCTTGGCGACCGCGTCGGCCTCCTCGGTCCTGGCGGAAGCGGCAGGCCGCCGGAAGCCGACGCCTATGTCTTCGCCGGCGACGAGACCGCGCTGCCGGTGATCGCCCGCATGGCCGAAACGCTGCCGGCGAGCGCCCGTCTGATCACCCGGATCGAAATCGCGGACCAGGATGAGGAACAGCCGATCGCGACGGCAGCCGATCTCGATCTGGGCTGGCTGCACCGGGGGGCGACCGCCGCAGGCGACAGCGATCTCCTGGAACGTGCCGTCCGCGACCTGGACTGGAACGCCCTGCCGGAGCGAATTTTCGTGTTCGTCGCCGCCGAGCAGGCCGCCACGCGGCGGATCCGGTCCTTCCTCGACAAGGAACGCGGTCTCCACAAGTCGAGCCGACTGGCTGCCGCCTACTGGCGCAAGGACGCATCCACAACAACCGACTGA
- the fhuB gene encoding Fe(3+)-hydroxamate ABC transporter permease FhuB: MTTPIALRLPVIAALLFGPAAALTLIALGPELMRLGAPAGTGFDVDRLVLLYADLPRLATALLAGAGLGLSGVILQQVMRNPLASPTTLGLSAGAELALSIATLFAPGLLVFGRDLLALVGSALAGLAVFAIGARRNFAPVAIVLAGLIVSLYCKSLSTILILLHDRYLMSLFIWGSGSLHQQDWSIPLDLLPRLGLLAIAAALLIRPLGLLTLSDAQARSLGLKIALVRWGGVAIALALAAVITSSVGVIGFIGLVAPTVARLAGARRLGAQFVWAPVIGAGLLWLTDAVVSLAAGPLATFLPTGAVTALFGTPLLLLLLPRLKASDRREPLPSAPRPPNTARPPVVLGTVAVGLAVLFALAVMLGRGVDGGWVIASGDALSTVLPWRIPRVLAAIAAGAMLAVAGTILQRLTSNEMVSPEVIGVSAGATMGLGIALFVTAAPTLTVLLGSATLGAGLVLVAILAMGRKSGFAPERIVLTGIALLALLDAFIGLVSASGDPRALQLLSWMAGTTYGMDLSTALISLALMLVLAGATCLTARWLDIMPLGRSAARAIGVATSRVQAVMLLIAVALTAAGTLVVGPLSFVGLMAPHLARELGLRRALPQVVGAAIAGAAIMIVADFFGRNAGFPYELPAGLLSTLVGAPFLLLLLRRRQ; encoded by the coding sequence ATGACGACGCCCATCGCCCTCCGGCTGCCGGTGATCGCGGCGCTCCTGTTCGGTCCGGCCGCCGCGCTCACTCTCATAGCCCTCGGTCCGGAGCTCATGCGGCTCGGCGCTCCGGCCGGGACCGGCTTCGACGTGGACCGGCTGGTGCTGCTGTATGCTGACCTGCCGCGACTGGCCACAGCCCTGCTCGCCGGCGCCGGGCTCGGCCTTTCCGGCGTCATCCTGCAGCAGGTGATGCGCAATCCGCTCGCCTCGCCCACCACGCTGGGGCTGTCGGCGGGCGCGGAACTGGCGCTGTCGATCGCCACCCTGTTCGCACCCGGCCTCCTCGTGTTCGGCCGGGACCTGCTTGCGCTCGTCGGCAGCGCACTGGCCGGGCTCGCGGTGTTCGCGATCGGCGCCCGGCGCAACTTCGCGCCCGTGGCCATCGTGCTGGCGGGCCTGATCGTCAGCCTCTACTGCAAGTCGCTGTCCACGATCCTGATCCTGCTGCACGACCGCTACCTGATGAGCCTGTTCATCTGGGGATCGGGGTCGCTCCACCAGCAGGACTGGAGCATCCCGCTGGATCTCCTGCCGCGGCTCGGGCTCCTCGCGATCGCAGCCGCCCTGCTGATCCGGCCGCTGGGTCTGCTGACCCTCTCCGACGCCCAGGCCCGTTCGCTCGGCCTCAAGATCGCGCTGGTGCGCTGGGGCGGGGTGGCGATCGCGTTGGCGCTGGCTGCCGTGATCACCAGCTCCGTCGGCGTGATCGGCTTCATCGGCCTCGTCGCGCCGACCGTGGCGCGGCTTGCCGGCGCCCGCCGTCTCGGAGCCCAGTTTGTCTGGGCCCCGGTGATCGGAGCCGGGTTGCTCTGGCTCACCGACGCCGTGGTCAGCCTCGCGGCCGGCCCGCTGGCCACGTTTCTTCCGACCGGCGCGGTCACCGCGCTGTTCGGCACGCCGCTTCTCCTCCTTCTGCTGCCCCGGCTGAAGGCGAGCGACCGGCGTGAGCCGCTGCCGTCCGCCCCCCGCCCGCCGAATACGGCGCGGCCGCCGGTCGTGCTCGGTACCGTCGCCGTCGGCCTTGCGGTCCTGTTCGCCCTCGCGGTCATGCTCGGCCGAGGCGTGGACGGCGGCTGGGTCATCGCCAGCGGCGATGCGCTCTCCACTGTCCTGCCCTGGCGCATCCCGAGGGTGCTTGCGGCCATCGCAGCAGGCGCGATGCTGGCCGTCGCCGGCACGATCCTGCAGCGGTTGACGTCCAACGAGATGGTCAGCCCGGAAGTGATCGGCGTGTCCGCAGGCGCGACCATGGGGCTCGGGATCGCCCTGTTCGTGACCGCTGCCCCGACGCTCACCGTCCTGCTCGGATCCGCAACCCTCGGAGCGGGACTGGTCCTGGTCGCGATCCTCGCGATGGGACGCAAATCCGGCTTCGCGCCGGAACGGATCGTGCTGACGGGTATCGCGCTGCTGGCCCTCCTCGACGCCTTCATCGGCCTGGTCTCGGCCTCGGGCGATCCGCGCGCGCTGCAGCTTCTGAGCTGGATGGCGGGAACCACCTACGGCATGGACCTGTCGACCGCGCTGATCTCGCTGGCGCTGATGCTCGTCCTCGCCGGCGCAACCTGCCTCACGGCGCGCTGGCTCGACATCATGCCGCTCGGACGATCCGCTGCCCGGGCCATCGGCGTCGCCACCTCGCGCGTCCAGGCGGTCATGCTTCTGATCGCGGTGGCGCTCACTGCGGCGGGAACGCTGGTGGTCGGACCCCTGTCCTTCGTCGGACTGATGGCCCCCCATCTCGCCCGCGAACTGGGACTGCGCCGGGCTCTGCCCCAGGTGGTCGGCGCCGCCATCGCCGGTGCGGCGATCATGATCGTCGCCGACTTCTTCGGCCGCAACGCCGGCTTTCCCTACGAGCTTCCGGCCGGACTGCTCTCCACCCTGGTCGGCGCCCCGTTCCTGCTCCTGCTCCTGCGCCGGCGGCAATAG